From one Heteronotia binoei isolate CCM8104 ecotype False Entrance Well unplaced genomic scaffold, APGP_CSIRO_Hbin_v1 ptg001354l, whole genome shotgun sequence genomic stretch:
- the LOC132591038 gene encoding olfactory receptor 51I2-like, translated as MSSLVGSPQNQSLLPPTFLLTGFPGWEARSVWLSAPFCCLYAVALVGNSAVVLVIVKDQSLHRPMYFFLSMLAMSELGVSLSTLPTVLNLFLFYTREIGRDACFSQMFFIHCFSIMDSGVLWAMAFDRFVAIYSPLQYATILTNSRIALIGLGIVVRSVLLLLPLPVLLRWLPFCRPNVLTHPYCLHPNLIQLPCADTRLNSIYGLFVLLCTFGLDALFIILSYAMIVKTVLSIASKEGRLKALNTCVSHICAVVVYYTPMIGVSMVSRFGKHAPPVLHALMGNIYLLVPPVLNPIIYSIKTKEISKAFGKLFFPKNF; from the coding sequence atgtcttccttggtgggctctccCCAAAATCAGAGCCTTCTCCCTCCCACTTTCCTCCTCACAGGCTTCCCAGGATGGGAGGCTAGAAGTGTCTGGCTCTCCGCCCCGTTCTGCTGCCTGTATGCCGTTGCCCTGGTGGGCAACAGTGCCGTTGTCCTTGTGATTGTGAAGGACCAAAGTCTGCACAGGCCCATGTACTTCTTCCTCTCCATGCTGGCCATGAGTGAGCTGGGGGTGTCCCTCTCCACCCTACCAACAGTGCTGAACCTATTCCTCTTCTACACCCGGGAGATCGGGAGGGACGCCTGCTTCTCCCAGATGTTCTTCATCCACTGCTTTTCCATCATGGACTCGGGAGTCCTCTGGGCCATGGCTTTTGACCGGTTCGTAGCCATTTACAGCCCCCTCCAGTACGCCACCATCCTGACAAACTCCAGGATTGCCTTGATCGGCCTGGGGATTGTGGTGAGGAgcgtcctccttctcctccctctgccAGTTCTCCTGAGATGGTTGCCGTTCTGCAGGCCCAACGTCCTGACTCATCCCTACTGCTTGCACCCCAATTTAATCCAGCTCCCGTGCGCGGACACCAGACTCAACAGCATCTACGGCCTCTTCGTCTTGCTCTGCACTTTTGGGCTGGACGCCTTGTTTATCATCCTGTCCTATGCAATGATAGTCAAGACAGTGCTGAGCATCGCCTCCAAGGAAGGGCGCCTCAAGGCCCTGAACACCTGCGTCTCCCACATCTGTGCCGTTGTGGTCTATTACACCCCGATGATTGGCGTGTCGATGGTGTCCAGGTTCGGCAAACATGCTCCCCCTGTGTTGCACGCCCTCATGGGCAACATCTACCTCCTGGTGCCTCCAGTCCTAAACCCCATCATCTACAGCATCAAAACAAAGGAGATCTCCAAGGCCTTTGGGAAGCTCTTCTTTCCAAAGAACTTCTGA